A stretch of Streptomyces vietnamensis DNA encodes these proteins:
- the typA gene encoding translational GTPase TypA, whose translation MPTRHDIRNVAIVAHVDHGKTTIVDAMLKQAGAFAAHQQLDDRMMDSNDLEREKGITILAKNTAVKYHPKDGGAPITINIIDTPGHADFGGEVERGLSMVDAVVLLVDASEGPLPQTRFVLRKALQQRKPVILCINKTDRPDSRIDEVVNETYDLFLDLDADEDQIEFPIVYACGRDGIASLTKPEDGTVPQDSENLEPFFSTILEHVPAPSYDEEAPLQAHVTNLDADNFLGRIALLRVEQGELRKGQTVAWIKRDGTISNVRITELMMTEALTRKPAEVAGPGDICAVAGIPDIMIGETLADPENPIALPLITVDQPAISMTIGTNTSPLVGRGGTGKGADAKTAVKDRKVTARQVKDRLDRELIGNVSLRVLETERPDAWEVQGRGELALAILVEQMRREGFELTIGKPQVVTKEVDGKIHEPVERLTVDVPEEHMGAVTQLMGVRKGRMDNMSNHGSGWVRMEFVVPSRGLIGFRTEFLTQTRGTGIAHSIHEGHEPWFGPLVTRNNGSLVADRAGAVTAFAMTNLQERGVLFTDPGTEVYEGMIVGENSRSDDMDVNITKEKKLTNMRSSSADSFEAIVPPRKLSLEQSLEFCRDDECVEVTPEAVRIRKVVLDQKERGRSASRAKNG comes from the coding sequence ATGCCCACGCGCCACGACATCCGTAACGTCGCCATCGTCGCCCACGTCGACCATGGCAAGACGACCATCGTCGACGCCATGCTCAAGCAGGCCGGTGCCTTCGCCGCCCACCAGCAGCTCGACGACCGCATGATGGACTCGAACGACCTGGAGCGTGAGAAGGGCATCACGATCCTCGCCAAGAACACGGCGGTGAAGTATCACCCCAAGGACGGCGGGGCCCCGATCACGATCAACATCATCGACACCCCCGGCCACGCCGACTTCGGTGGCGAGGTCGAGCGCGGTCTGTCGATGGTCGACGCGGTCGTCCTCCTGGTGGACGCCTCCGAGGGTCCGCTCCCGCAGACCCGCTTCGTGCTGCGCAAGGCGCTCCAGCAGCGCAAGCCCGTCATCCTCTGCATCAACAAGACGGACCGCCCGGACTCCCGGATCGACGAGGTCGTCAACGAGACCTACGACCTGTTCCTCGACCTGGACGCCGACGAGGACCAGATCGAGTTCCCGATCGTCTACGCCTGCGGCCGCGACGGCATCGCCTCGCTGACCAAGCCGGAGGACGGCACGGTCCCGCAGGACTCCGAGAACCTGGAGCCGTTCTTCTCCACCATCCTGGAGCACGTCCCGGCCCCGTCGTACGACGAGGAGGCCCCCCTCCAGGCCCACGTCACCAACCTGGACGCCGACAACTTCCTCGGCCGCATCGCGCTGCTCCGCGTCGAGCAGGGCGAGCTGCGCAAGGGCCAGACGGTCGCGTGGATCAAGCGGGACGGCACGATCTCCAACGTCCGCATCACCGAGCTGATGATGACCGAGGCGCTCACCCGCAAGCCGGCCGAGGTCGCCGGCCCCGGTGACATCTGCGCCGTCGCCGGCATCCCCGACATCATGATCGGCGAGACCCTGGCCGACCCGGAGAACCCGATCGCGCTCCCGCTGATCACGGTCGACCAGCCGGCCATCTCCATGACCATCGGCACCAACACCTCGCCGCTCGTCGGCCGCGGTGGCACCGGCAAGGGCGCGGACGCCAAGACCGCCGTGAAGGACCGCAAGGTCACCGCCCGCCAGGTCAAGGACCGCCTGGACCGCGAGCTCATCGGCAACGTCTCGCTCCGCGTCCTCGAGACCGAGCGCCCGGACGCCTGGGAGGTCCAGGGCCGTGGTGAGCTCGCGCTCGCCATCCTGGTCGAGCAGATGCGCCGCGAGGGCTTCGAGCTCACCATCGGCAAGCCGCAGGTCGTCACCAAGGAGGTCGACGGCAAGATCCACGAGCCCGTCGAGCGCCTCACGGTCGACGTCCCCGAGGAGCACATGGGCGCGGTCACGCAGCTCATGGGCGTCCGCAAGGGCCGCATGGACAACATGTCGAACCACGGCTCCGGCTGGGTCCGCATGGAGTTCGTCGTTCCGTCCCGTGGCCTCATCGGCTTCCGTACGGAGTTCCTGACCCAGACCCGCGGTACGGGCATCGCCCACTCGATCCACGAGGGCCACGAGCCGTGGTTCGGCCCGCTGGTCACCCGTAACAACGGCTCGCTGGTCGCCGACCGCGCGGGTGCCGTCACCGCCTTCGCGATGACCAACCTGCAGGAGCGCGGCGTCCTGTTCACCGACCCCGGCACCGAGGTGTACGAGGGCATGATCGTCGGCGAGAACTCCCGCTCCGACGACATGGACGTGAACATCACCAAGGAGAAGAAGCTCACCAACATGCGCTCCTCCTCCGCCGACTCCTTCGAGGCGATCGTCCCGCCGCGGAAGCTCTCCCTGGAGCAGTCCCTGGAGTTCTGCCGCGACGACGAGTGCGTCGAGGTCACCCCGGAGGCCGTGCGCATCCGCAAGGTCGTCCTGGACCAGAAGGAGCGCGGTCGTTCCGCTTCCCGCGCCAAGAACGGCTGA
- a CDS encoding peptide ABC transporter substrate-binding protein, translating into MRGAKSAKWVTGAIIVALAATACGGGKSGDSGSDAKAVDPNGIFSIELGEPEKPLLTGDTMESNGSAVMAGLFSTLVDYKADGSLTMVNAESVTTTDSKTWTVKLKPGWTFHDGTPVTSKSYVDAWNWNASLKNAQGLASWFADIKGYDKVHPDAEGAKQTADKLEGLKVVDENTFTIELTKSVPYFGHKLAYIVFAPLPDSFYKLDAKTRGQAPVGNGPYKFKSWDHKKKIEITRYDGYKGPNKAKNGGVVFKNYTTLEAAYEDLKSGNVDVLRQIAPKDLPVYRQDLGDRAVDQAYSAIQTIAVAFYADQWKKPKQVDPRVIQGLSMAIDRATITKTVLNGTREPATGWVAKGVLGFQEDGGNGVTKYDPAKAKELIKAGGGVPGNKISIQYNADGGHKEWVDAVCNSIQQATSVQCVGDGKPDFQADLTARKTKQVKSLYRSGWVLDYPVNANFISDLFRTGAGGNQGDFSNKELDAKIAKADSAKTLDESVKAYQAIEKDLKNYMPSIPLWYYKVNAGFSEKVSGVAYGQDGDPILTGVEVKK; encoded by the coding sequence ATGCGCGGTGCCAAGAGCGCCAAGTGGGTAACGGGCGCGATCATCGTCGCCCTTGCTGCGACCGCCTGTGGCGGGGGTAAGAGCGGCGACAGCGGCAGCGACGCCAAGGCTGTTGACCCGAACGGAATCTTCTCCATCGAGCTGGGTGAGCCCGAGAAGCCCCTGCTCACCGGCGACACGATGGAGTCCAACGGCTCCGCCGTCATGGCCGGCCTGTTCTCGACCCTGGTCGACTACAAGGCCGACGGTTCGCTGACGATGGTCAACGCCGAGTCGGTCACCACGACGGACTCGAAGACCTGGACCGTCAAGCTCAAGCCGGGCTGGACCTTCCACGACGGCACCCCCGTCACCTCCAAGTCCTACGTGGACGCGTGGAACTGGAACGCCAGCCTGAAGAACGCCCAGGGCCTCGCGTCCTGGTTCGCGGACATCAAGGGCTACGACAAGGTCCACCCCGACGCCGAGGGTGCCAAGCAGACCGCCGACAAGCTCGAGGGTCTGAAGGTCGTCGACGAGAACACCTTCACGATCGAGCTCACGAAGTCCGTCCCGTACTTCGGCCACAAGCTCGCGTACATCGTCTTCGCGCCGCTCCCGGACTCGTTCTACAAGCTGGACGCCAAGACCCGCGGCCAGGCCCCGGTCGGCAACGGTCCCTACAAGTTCAAGAGCTGGGACCACAAGAAGAAGATCGAGATCACCCGGTACGACGGCTACAAGGGCCCGAACAAGGCGAAGAACGGCGGTGTGGTCTTCAAGAACTACACCACCCTCGAGGCCGCGTACGAGGACCTGAAGTCCGGCAACGTCGACGTCCTGCGTCAGATCGCGCCGAAGGACCTCCCGGTCTACCGTCAGGACCTCGGCGACCGCGCCGTGGACCAGGCGTACTCCGCGATCCAGACCATCGCCGTCGCCTTCTACGCCGACCAGTGGAAGAAGCCGAAGCAGGTCGACCCGCGCGTCATCCAGGGTCTGTCCATGGCGATCGACCGCGCCACCATCACCAAGACGGTGCTGAACGGCACGCGTGAGCCCGCGACCGGCTGGGTCGCCAAGGGCGTCCTGGGCTTCCAGGAGGACGGCGGCAACGGCGTCACCAAGTACGACCCGGCCAAGGCCAAGGAGCTCATCAAGGCCGGCGGCGGCGTCCCCGGCAACAAGATCTCCATCCAGTACAACGCCGACGGCGGCCACAAGGAGTGGGTGGACGCTGTCTGCAACTCCATCCAGCAGGCCACCAGCGTCCAGTGCGTCGGCGACGGCAAGCCGGACTTCCAGGCCGACCTGACCGCTCGTAAGACCAAGCAGGTCAAGTCGCTCTACCGTTCCGGCTGGGTGCTCGACTACCCGGTGAACGCCAACTTCATCTCGGACCTGTTCCGTACGGGTGCCGGCGGCAACCAGGGCGACTTCTCCAACAAGGAGCTGGACGCCAAGATCGCGAAGGCCGACTCCGCCAAGACCCTTGACGAGTCCGTCAAGGCCTACCAGGCGATCGAGAAGGACCTCAAGAACTACATGCCGTCCATCCCGCTCTGGTACTACAAGGTCAACGCGGGCTTCTCCGAGAAGGTCTCGGGTGTCGCCTACGGCCAGGACGGCGACCCGATCCTGACCGGCGTCGAGGTCAAGAAGTAA
- a CDS encoding ABC transporter permease, with amino-acid sequence MGRYVARRLLQMIPVFLGTTLLIFAMVHALPGDPVLAMFGDKGADPATLAAKRHELGLDKPTWQQYFFYMRDMILHLDFGSQIRNGRPVTEVLGDAFPITLQLGVLAFAIELVFGIGLGIVGGLRAGRLADNLILIFTLLIISIPVFVLGYIIKMVFAFNLGWIEPNVATEPEWSQLIAPAVVLGGLSLAYVARLTRTSMAENLRADYMRTAVAKGLPRRRVIGVHLMRNSMIPVVTFLGTDIGAIMGGAVVTEFIFNIHGIGGVIAESISRREGSTLVGLVTILVIVYLVTSLLIDLLYAVLDPRIRYA; translated from the coding sequence ATGGGGCGTTATGTCGCACGACGACTGCTCCAGATGATCCCGGTTTTCCTCGGGACGACCCTGCTGATCTTTGCCATGGTGCACGCGCTGCCCGGTGACCCCGTGCTGGCGATGTTCGGCGACAAGGGCGCCGACCCGGCGACGCTCGCCGCGAAGCGCCACGAGCTGGGGCTCGACAAGCCCACATGGCAGCAGTACTTCTTCTACATGCGGGACATGATCCTGCACCTGGACTTCGGTAGCCAGATCCGTAACGGACGGCCGGTCACCGAGGTGCTGGGCGACGCGTTCCCCATCACCCTCCAGCTTGGCGTCCTGGCCTTCGCCATCGAGCTCGTCTTCGGCATCGGCCTGGGCATCGTCGGTGGTCTGCGTGCCGGCCGCCTGGCCGACAACCTGATCCTGATCTTCACCCTGCTGATCATCTCGATCCCGGTCTTCGTCCTCGGCTACATCATCAAGATGGTCTTCGCCTTCAACCTGGGCTGGATCGAGCCGAACGTCGCCACGGAGCCCGAGTGGAGCCAGCTGATCGCTCCCGCCGTCGTGCTCGGCGGTCTCTCCCTCGCGTATGTGGCCCGACTGACCCGTACCTCCATGGCGGAGAACCTGCGCGCCGACTACATGCGCACGGCCGTCGCCAAGGGCCTGCCGCGCCGCCGCGTCATCGGCGTCCACCTCATGCGCAACTCGATGATCCCCGTGGTCACCTTCCTCGGCACCGACATCGGCGCCATCATGGGCGGTGCGGTCGTCACCGAGTTCATCTTCAACATCCACGGCATCGGCGGCGTCATCGCCGAGTCGATCTCCCGGCGCGAAGGTTCGACCCTGGTGGGCCTCGTCACCATCCTGGTGATCGTCTACCTCGTCACCAGCCTGCTCATCGACCTGCTGTACGCGGTCCTGGACCCGAGGATCCGGTATGCCTGA